The genomic interval tctGGCCTGGGAGGCAAAGACCAGATCCAGAGCTACGTTGGTGAAGCATGCCTCATTGTTGAGACGACATCAGGTATGTACCCTTAATGGTAATGCCCTTTGTCATCAGGTCTTTGCAAGGAATAAGGTGACATCAAGCATATCCTTTCAGCGACAACAGAGTGCCTACAAACTATCAGGGTGTGGCCCACAGCATCCTGATGTGGGGGTACACATTGTCAAATGTAGAGAGGCATATTGCCAAAGGAATTTGGGTGTGGCTTCTGACACACAGTGGGCTGGagtcaaatacatagaaaactCTTGAGATGCTTGAGAGATCGCCCTGGGCAAAGGCATCACCCAGGACTCAAGGAAACTGAGACTGTTTGAACCTAGAGAATCTTAGGTTCCCAACTTCCTACAGGCAGGAAGAAGCTGAAAGTTACTCCGCTGCCAAAGGGACTATTTTCCAACATCCTCATCAGAAGTTGAAaggatgatggaaaaggaagaaggCCCCAGCGGTGGAAGCTAGAACTGTGGATCACGATGGCCTGGGGGCCACTCAGGGAGCACCTCACCTCCAGAGCAGGGGCGTTGCAACATTTGCCCAGCAGGACTTCAGATGCCTGAACCAGGGACTGCTGTGTGCCTCCGTCTCCCTTTCTAGATGGGAGTGCTCATTAGCGTTATTCTAGCCCTGGTCCACCACTGTATCTTGGGTGTATGTGCAGGGTGCAATGGGCAGAAAACTTGACTTTCTAGCTGGTAAGACTCTGGGTCAAGAAGAATCACACCCAGATATAGACCACAAGATCCTGGACGTTAAGCCTGAAGTCTAAGTCTGAttggagagtttttttttttttctgggggtgTTGATTGGGTATATTCTGCATGTGGAACATGAATACCTGTCTCTAGGAAGGCAGGCTGTGTGTGGTAGAGTGGACTACTGTCGGGAAATATTTGCTCTCTCCTGCTCAATTCCACAGGAGTACCCTTCCCCACTGCATGGGTGCTGGCCACGTGACTTGCTTTGGGGACCTGCAGCTGCTGGCTTTCCCTCCTGTGCTTCTGTCATTGCTAGTGTCTTGGTCCTGGGAGGAAGATGCGTCACACTGGGCGAGGCCAAGCCACCTAGACTAGCTGACCCCAGCTGAGCCACGGATGGAGACAGCCCAGCCAAGCCTGACCCGGGGCAGCCAACCTTCAGACCTTCAGGTTCATGAGCTAACTACATGCTTATTGTTATATGGTGCTGAGGTTTCATGGATGTTGTTATGCAGCGCGACTGTGGCCATCGTTACCTGACACAGAGGAGATGGCTCGTCTGAATGGCCACAATGGGCTCTTAATTCTGTAGCTCATGTAACCTCAGGTGTCACTGAACAACATTAGGCCTCACCCTCTCCACAAAGTAGGGCAGAGCTGCTTTCAGAGGCTTAACAAATGGTGAAGCAGAGAAGGTGTGAGCCCTGAAGGTGGGCTTTggaaagaagaggagggaagggCAGAGCTGTGCATGCTCACTTCCTCCCCGGGAGCTTGCTGAGTGACATTGCTCCTTGGGGAGGAGAGGGGCCTTTCCGCTAGGAAATGTTGGCCAGAGAAGTGGTGGCTCCCTGATGTACAGTGGAGGCTGTGGGATGCCTGCGGAAAGGAAACCTGCTCAATTCTATTCTCCTTGGGGGTTTCCTGCAAGTGTCTGACCATAAAACCCTTCCCCAGGCCATGTGTCTCATGCCTTCCAGGCAAAGATGATGTCCCATGTGGCTTTGGTATCCACACTGCCCAGCCTGCGTGCTAAGGCTTCTCTCCTGGAGAGGAGAGGGTAAAGGGGTCTGGGCTGGGCGTTCAGAGGCCTGGTGTGCCTGGCCCTTAGAAAGTGCCCTCTTACCCCTCTAGTTCAGTCCTGGGGCTCTGCTCCCTGCTCCGTCTCTGGCCCTACTCCCAGATGGGGCCTCATGACTCATTCAAGGGCTCCCTGAGGTTTACTGTAGGGGCCAACAGTGGACTGCCTGCCCACTGGACCCAGGCTCTCCCTGTCCACCTGCTGGGTGGCCCCCTAAAGCTCAGAGCCCCTGCTCATGGTTGCTCCCCATGGGCCCCTTTGCCAAGGCCAACTGCTGGGCATCCTGGAGGTGCCACCTGCCTGCCCTGACTCCTTCTACCTGCACCAGAGCCTTGGGGGTTTGCCCATCTCATCCCGCCCCACCCTGATGAAATGTGCTCCATCAGAGGGCCCACCAAAGGGAGGGTTCTGACCCTAGGAGTGTCTGGGTCTATACATCGGTCTGCAATGCATATAGATGTTCAGAGTGGCTCACCGGAAGAGCAGTCAGATATTCACTGTGAAATGTTAAACCCTGCCCAGCCCCAAGGAGACAACAAACAAACAGCCAGTAAATGCCTCAGCATTAAACATTTCTTGGCAAAGGCGGGATAGTCAATTTTGACACTGTTAAGAAAAAATACAGCCTAATTTCTGCTCGAATGCACCAAATTTACTGCCCAGGTTCTCATTAACTACTGTCAAGGGAGAAGCAGATAGACAagataaattatgaaaaaattacttttttaatgtacAAAAAGACTTATTTACAAGTTGAGCATGTCATCTCAATTCATAGCATGTAGAAAAAGCTAAAAATGTTTTGGAGATATAAATTTGGCTGGACGACTCACCTACAGTATATTCAGGGATGTCTTCTGTACAGAATATATACAGGTTGGGACTGGCAAGGGAAATCCTATCTCAGGAAGGTGATGAAAACCACCGCAGAGCCACAGACCCTTAGCAATGTTCCCTGGCTTTCATTTGCAGTTGGCCTTGTCTCTGGACAGAGTTTGATGTGCTGGGACGCAGTGGGCCCAGATGATGATGTTGGCCTTGTCCTCAAACTCTCCTAAGAAGTTCCTCATTGAGGCCAGGGTCACAGTCAGAGTCACACTCTGAGTGGTGCTGTTTGGCAAGGTTGCCACACATTCCCCATGAAAaggtttggggtgtgtgtgtgtgtgtatggtggggAAGATGCACCAATTCACCCTACAGTGTGTTCAGGAATGATGTCTCCTGAAGccagttccaaattccatttccagGTGGGCCTTGGTCACACTGAACAGGAAAATTCAATGATGCTCCCTCAGAGTCCTGAGGATCAaccccttcccctttccaccCCCAACCACACCACCACACATGTCATCATTCTCTGCCCAGTGACTCAGTGGGCAGAAGGAAGGGAATCCGGAGGATACCAGGCATGCACACTGTGGCTTGGTGGAGAACACTGGGCTGCTGGTGAGTGCTGGGGGACTGGGCTGCCATCAGGCCCTGGAGTTTTTCGTGGTAAAGTGGGTGGATGTTGCATTGGAGAAACAGGATTGGGTAAACACGCAACTTCCTCTTCCTACTGAGAGATCCCCAAGGCGGCCTGAGGCTGGGCCCCGGGTGCACCCTCACTCCTCGAGGCCTCAGTCCATCCCTAACCCACAGCGGCTCCAGCAGCCCCGAGGTATTTAGAAACAAGTCTTCTTTTCAGGAAGGGCTACATTCTACATGCAAACACTGTAAACACGGTCTGGAGAGGCCAGGACAGCTTCTGGGCTTGCCCCAAGGagtacattttttctttcctttttctggtgATACTTACAtactttattcattcatatatactTGGAtgctttattcattcatatacACTTGGATGGGCTGCCAGTTCCAGACTCGGCTTTACGGAGTAGAAGAGCCAGCTCTACCAAACCTGGAATCAGAATGTGCTCCTGAATCATCCAGGTATAATCTGTGTTTTTCCTCTATGACAAGATATGTTAGAGACCTCAAGAGTTAGGCTTCATAGAGGAATTCAGGTGGACCAggaattccttttccttccaagTAGTAGAATAAAAAGCTCATCTTTCCGGAGCAGAGTATCTAGTATAGCGTTCAGATTCAAACCCAAATGCTCCCTACCATCTTTCTGCATATCCTTTGAAAGGTTTTGGCCAAAGTAATCCCTCATTAGCCGAATGTCAGCCGTGAAGAAGCCAGAACAGAGTGGTCCTGTAAGCACCAAAGGCTGGAAAGCAACTGTGTAAATGAGTTTTGCATTCCTTCCTGTCCTATGGAGACTTTTTTCATTGTTCTGAGGAATAATCCAAAAGACCAGAGAAGATGCCCATAAACCTTCTCTTACAACATCTGTCATCTGAAGCGGCCATTGCGCAACAACCCCTCAAGCCTATTTAACACTTTTttggaaaaagacaaaacagCTGGAACCCCCAGGCTCTGGGCAGCGATGACCCCTCCGAGTGCACTCAGTGCCAGGCGCTCGGGGCTCTAGGTCATCATGTTCAGGAACTTGCTCTCCTCGGCGAGGCTGGTGAGCATGGAGCTCATGTCCCCAACAGCCATGTTGCTGATGCCTGCGGGGATGGAGGGCAGGGTCAAGGAGTTTCGGGGGGTGGTGAGGCGGGAGGAGTTCTGGGAGAGGCTGTGGAGGAGGCTGGGGCTCAGAGCACCCGAGAACAAACTCGAGTGATCGCCATCATCCATGATGGCATCGAAGTCAATCTGGGGGGCCTCCAGGAGCTGGGAGTCCACAGTGCTGGACACCTGGTTGACCCCTGGTGAGGGCAAGGGCTGGGGTTGGATGCTGTCTGGACAGGCCTGTGGCTGTGGTGGCTGGGACCCCATGACCTGGCAGCCCCCGAGGTTCTCCAGGCCTCCATCCTGTTCGTACATGTGGATCTGGCCATAGTAGTAGAGCATGCTGTGGTCCGGGGCCCCACCTGCATCCTGTGGAGGCGGCTGGGGAGGCACCGACCCCGTGGTACCCATTGCTCCCTTAGGCACAGCCTCTGCTGTCTCCTGACTGGACGGCATGGCAGCCATGGCATGGCCTGTGGCCCTGGCATAGGCCAGCTGCTGCTGCACAGCACGTACCCCACGGTGGCGGCCAGCGGGGTTGGGCTCCAGGGGAGGCCGGGGCTGCACTAGGCCAAAGCCTGCTGCAGCCATCCCCATCAGGCCTGGTTGGGGCTCTATGAAGCCAGGCTGGCGGGCAGGCAGAAGGCTGGGGACCTGGTGGTAGCCCTCCTGGCTCATGGGGGCTGCCAGGTGATGGCTCTGCTGTGGGTAGCTCTGGACTGGGTGAGGTGGtggcactccagccagggctgaATTGGGGACCCCAAGTTCCCTGTGGCGATTGCCCATCATGGTGGGGTCAGGTGCAACTTCTGTCTGCTGAGCGTGCCCCAGATGCCCTGGCTTGGCTGGCATGTTGCTGCAGGATTGGGGGAACTGGTTGAGGGCCCCACTGATGGTGCTGGGGCTCAGCTGGGGGTGGGCTTGGCCATAGCAGGCATGGGGACTCATAGTGGTAGTCATGCCAGGACACTGGCTGCCTGCCACTGGCTGTCGCAGCTGCTGCATGTAGTTTACCCTGGGGATGCCCTGGGAGGGGGCTCCGCTGCGGGGCTGAAGGTGTGGCTGCGTGCTGTCCAGGCCCCCAGGGCTCGCCTGCAGGCCTTGCGGACTGTAGCCTGGGTACTGGCCAAAGGCAGATTTCTGCTGCACCACCGCCAGGTTACCCTGAGGAAAGGGTGGAGGCTTCACCTGGCTGGCCAGGGCGTCCACGGTGCCGGAGCTCACCTCGTTCCACTGCACAGGCATGTTATTTTTGTTCAGGCTGGAGGGCGCCCCAAAGCCTAACTGGCATCCTCCCAGCACAGGGGCGGAGGGGCCCACGTTGGAGTCCGCAGCCACCATCCTGCGCTGGCCGTGCAGCCCTGGGCTGGGCAGTTTGGGGTTGTCAGAGAAGCCAGTGCTTTCCGTGGGATACACCTGCCCGGCGCCCGCGTCCAGAGCGCCACTGGCGTGCGCTTTGATGTACTGCACCACGTCGTCTGGCAGCACCAGGTCGTCCTCCGGTAGCCCCAGGTCGGCCTCGGGCCCCGCGCCGTCCGCTCCTGCCACCACGGCCTCCATCGCCACGTTCTCGCTGATGCTAGGCGGCCGGGGCGAGTAGGCGCCGCGGGCCAGGCCGCCGTCGGTGCTCGGGTGGCTCTGCAGGCGGAGGCCTCGCCTGTCGGCACAGGGCGGCAGCGGGCCGGGGTTCACGTTGTGGGCGCTGTGGAAGCGCTGCACCCGCGGCAGGGACAGGGCATCGGGCCGCCGCACAGGGTCGCTGGCCCGCCTGGCTCCGCCGCCTGGAGCCTCGTGGGGGAAGGCGGGCGCAGCCCCCGCGTGGCCGTGGCCATAGGTCGGCCCGTCGCTGCCACGCCGCGGCCCCAGCGGGCGTGGGCAGCCGGCGGGCAGCGTGCGCTCGGGCGCGTCCAGCAGCGCCAGCCTGGTCCGCAGGCTCATGCGCTCCAGGCCCGGCAGCGGAGTGGGCGGGGGGCCGCCAGTGGCTGCCGCGTACTTGGCCCGCAGGCTGTACTGCTGCGCTGGCGTGAGGTTGAGCAGCCCGGAGCCGCCGCTGCACTGGCTGGCCTCGCTCGAGCGCCGCGACGCGTCCGTGGAGATGGGGTCGTAGGAGTCAGCGGAGCTCGCGTTGTGCGGGCGGCCGGCGCCCAGGGGCGAGGCCTCGCTGGAGCGGCGGCTGGAGAAGTAGGGGGAGATGCCGGAGGAGCGGCGGCTCACGGTGTAGGCCGAGCTGACCGTGCTGGTGGAGCTGTCCCGGCGCTCCTGCAGCTGGCTCAGCATGGTCACCTCGCTCGCGGACAGCTCCGACAGCCGCGGGTTGGGCAGCAGCCCCCCGGGCCCGCCGCCCCCACTGCCACTGAAGTTTTCCAGGATGGAGCCTGCGGGAAAGCAGAGGGGTCAGCACCGGCACAAGAGTGGGTGGCTGCTTGCTTTGACCATGCTCTGTCATTCCACCGGGCCTGGAGCCCGAGAAGAGGGCCTGGAACACAGTGCACTCAGGAGATgcatgctttctttctctttctctttttagagacagggtttcccaggctggccttgaactcctgggctcaagggatcctccctcctcagactctggagtagctagggcacacgtatgccaccatgcccagtgagcAGATGGTTTTTCAATtaaaaaggggaaggaaaaagcaatatgtaaacaaatggtgGCACTTATTGCTAAGGGTGGGCGAGGGGAAGCCAGGAGGCCTAAGTCCCTATCTTAACTTTACCATTATCTGTCTGGCCTTGAATTCTCCTTTCTCTGGCCCTCAGTTTCTCTAGCTGTAGATAAGTGTGCCTCTCCATAGGACTGAGTTACGCAGAAGAGGGGATGAGCAGCTCAGGAaggcccaggttggtctcctggcACGGTACCCTCACAGTCCGTGGCGGTGTTGCCACCTGGGCTTCCCTGAGATGGAGTTTAAGGAGCAGGCTATTACAGGGAGTACCCTGAGGTCCATACCCATGGAAGGAAAGACAGGCTGCAAGAGTGGGCAGAGGAGACGTGAGCCCAGGATGATCTCACAGGGAGCCCAGGACCCCCAATGGCTCTTCAGTGCTGCCCTGAGTTGggcacctctctgagcctcatcttGATGGCTGGGCCTTTACACTCCTGCAGTGACCAGTCATTGCATGTGGGGCTGCTGGGAAGGGGTGACCTTGGGTGGGGCATCTGTCTGCAACCCAGGAGATCCCTGTAGGGGGCTGAGAATTCAAGGCCATTTACCAGCAGTCCCCACAAGTTGGGACAACAAATCCTCCCTTCAAGTGAGAGCAGGTGGTACATCAGTGTCGACCACAGTGGGCAGCCTGGCACAATCCCAGGCAGAGTCAGTATCCAAGACATGCTCGCTAAAGATGCCTTCCATCTcagagcctggccaacacctcTTGAGGCTGAGCACCGTGCTGCCTCCGCCATGAAGTCCTGCCTGCTCATCACCAGCTCAATGTGCTTTCCCTTCCTCTGCACAGCTCTACCCTAAGCTCTGACTTTGGTGGTACCTGGCTCGTTCTGCAGTAGAGTGTGAATCTGGTGGCACAGTCTTCTAACCATACACTCCTTTGGGACTGGAATTACATGGCTCTCCTGCCTAGGGCCTTTGCCATGGTGCCCACAGCAAGTGCctaatcagtgaatgaatgaatgaatggggtgAGGAAGAGGATGATGTGCGCAGGGTCTGCTTGTTTTGGGGGGTTACAGGGACTCAGCATGGTGCGGTtgaaagagcatgggctttggctAATCTCACCCTTGCCATTGATTTGGGAAAGgcatttcacctctctgagtctcagtttccttttctgtactgGGCTAGTAAGATCCTGTAGGCATCTGGTGAGATAGCACTGGTGCTTGGTGGGTGGCAGCCTAGTTGGTGCTGCCCCAGACTCTCTCCTGTCCCATCTGCAAACCCGGGCCTTCACTCACCACTTCCCGGGAGGGGAGGCAGCTTGGTGTTCCGCGTGTGTGGAGTCGGCCCGGCCCATGAGCAGGAATCCTTGAGTGACTTGAGCTTCTCCTTCTTGAGCTGCTCGAACCGGTGCATGGTGGTCATGTGTTTGCGCAGCTGGAGGCCACCAGCGGAGGGGGCAGCCAGGGCTGAGGTGTCGGCCCCTGGGGGTGTGTCATCCAGCGCTGTCAGGTCTCCCAGGCTCCCGGGCCCCGTCCCCGGCATCTCCACGCCACTGTCATTGTTGGGGGCACTGCCCAGAGGAGAGGGCTCGCTGCTGCAGGATGACTGGGCCCCGGGGCTGGACTGACACAGCTGCAGGGGACGAGGCAAAAAGGCTCAAACTCAGAGGGTGTGAGATTCCACCTGGTCCTGTCTCTAGGCCTGCACAGGCACCACACCCTCGCGCACcctgtggggttgggggtgagggaAGGAAGCTGCCTTGCGGAGGAGCATGTAAAGCATCATGAGTCTGTTTGCTTAAAATGGTCAAGTCACTTCACTTCTTTTAACCTTGGATTCCCCAACTATGAGATGGACCTGAACTGATTCTGCTGCAGAGTTAGTGGGTGGATGGACAGCACGCAGCATGCAGAAGGCACCCAGTATGGCACAAAAGAAGGCACTtaaacactcccaccaacagccaTGTGCCCTGATGAGGTGAGGAACGAAAGCCTGCTGACTTGGTGGCTTCAACCAGACAGGACGATCTCAAAAGGCCAGGGGCAGGTTGTTGGAAAGGGAAAGGATGACCAGGGAGGGGGACCTGTGGGATGCAGCCCTTGTGTAAAGGGCCACCCCAAAACAGTCTTCCCTTTGGGTTAGGTAGAGTGGGGCAGGGAGctcatggcacatgtacacagtGAAGAATGCCACAGAACTCAGATGACATCCACAGAACTCGGATCTGGGCCCAGATGAGGCTTGCACCAGATGCACCACCTCTGGGCTCATTGTTAGGCCAAATGGCCCCAAATTCCAGCTTCCTTGGGAAGCCGTGATCTTCCTTCCCATGAGGACACAGGCTTAATGGGAGCAGGGACCTTCTAGGTGTTGTCCATGGCGCCATCCACATTTCTCTGCTTGGCCCTCAGGACCTTCTGTAGCCTAGACGCATGCCTCCCTGTCACTCTGTCCCTGATACAGCCTGGTGCCCCTGCTCCCCACACCTGCCAGTTCCACTCCGGCTGCCAAGGCCAATGGCCCCACCTGCAGTGCCCTGCCGTGTGCCTGTCCGGGCCCACCTGCCTGGGCCTAGGAGGCCTGGACTGACAGGTGAGTCTCTGCCAGGCAGCAGCATGGACCGGCTCCCCAGCCACCCTCACTCCCCCAGCCCACCCACACATGCCCAGCTCCTTGGCTCACCTCAGTACCGTCTATCCTTAGGGGAGGTACAGTCAGGAAAAAGAGATGGAGACAAAGAACAGGTGGTTAGAACAAAAGGAGTGGACGCCAGAGGGGTGGGGATGCAGAGACAGGACAGAGGAGTGGGGGCTGGCAGTGGCACTTGGGTGCTGGCTGGAAAGGCAGACGTGTAGGGGCCACCCCCGCCCTGTGCAGGCCCACCGTACAGAGCGGCatccctgtcacccagggtgcTGCCACACACCCAGCAGGAGCCTGGTCAGAGCAGAATGGGACCTGGACAAGATAGGTTCCATGTGAGGCCCAAGGTGGTGAAGGGGGAAAGCCAGGTTGGAGAGAGGAGGGATATCACTGTGCCCCTAGAGGGGGGCCTTAGGGCAGAGCCCACAACCGTGGTAAGGGGTGGCCCTGGGCACGGCTATGGAGTCGCCTTGTGCGGCTGGGCTGCCCAGCTCCGCTTACCCCGGAGCTCTCGGTCTTGATGGCTCTGACGTGCAGGCAGTCCTCCACGGCCTGGCTGGTGCTGCTGGCCTCGGTGCTCTCTGGGCCGCCAGGCTCAGTGCCGGCCTCACTGTCCCCATTCTCTTTGAGCAGCGGTGTGCGGAGGTGCATGTCACTGCGCTGCTTCTTGGTGACGTGGGCATCTGGGCCGTGGACCGTTTTCACATGCTTCCGGAGAGAGCTGGGGTCTGTGTATCTCTTGGTGCAGCCTGGGATCTTGCAGATGTAGGGTTTCTGGGGAGAGAAGCAGGCCTGTGTCATGGATAGGGGTACGAGGATCAACTCTGAAGGGGCGCTCTCCCTGTTCTCCTGAAGCTACCCACGTCCCTCAGCAGAGCCCAGCTGGCAACGTCAGTAGGTGCTCTGTCAAATTTGCAGCCAGTGCTCTGTGGATGGCGCCATGCAGGAGCCTGGCCATAGCCTGGCTTGTCTGCCACCTGTTCATGCAGTTAAGCACATGGCCATGGGGGGTCCTGCCACAAGAAGCTGGGGACACATGTGCCTCGTGTAATCACAATACTGCCTCTCAGTGAACAGGGCAGTGGGGTTTTTAGTACTAGTAGCAAGTGTACGAGCTCAGTGTACCCTGTGATAGCACTAGCACCCCTGATTTCTCTGATGAAGAAGGGCAGGATCAGGGAGGCAAAGGAACAGGTTCCAAGTCATCCAGTAATGGGGTGAAAAAACCCAGGATTTCTGAACCTCAGTCCTGGACtcataaacatgcacacacacacacacacacacacacccacccacaccacacaccacgtCTACAGAAAAACATACActtacaaacacacatacacacatgtgcacgcaCACTCCCCTCTAAGGCTGGCTCTTGTCCATACAGACTCTGAGGGGTTCAGATGCCTTTGAAAATTCCTCTAACCTCTTACAAGCATTGGAGCAAAGTCCCTTTGGGGTCCAGGATATGTCTaagcttttaaaaacatacatttccAAGTAAGCCTGAGCGGCAGTAATTGTGTGGCTGGGCCAGGACACCACCGGCTCTTGCCCTGCTTTCTCCCTGGTTCTCTCAGCCCAGATAGGGGCTCTGCCTAcccagggagacagaggctgctcTGTGCCCCATCTGGTGGGGCCGACAGCCACGGCAGGCCCAGGCAGCGCTAACAGCTGGAGCATGTCACTGCTGGCTGCCCAAGCCAACAGGCCAGGGGGCTGCCAACAAACGCCAAGCTCAGACAGTACTGCTCTGCTTCCCCCAGGCAGCAGGGCAGCTGCTCCCCAGTGGAACACCTGCTTGTGGTGGAAAGGGAATTTGGGGGTG from Pongo abelii isolate AG06213 chromosome 11, NHGRI_mPonAbe1-v2.0_pri, whole genome shotgun sequence carries:
- the GLI2 gene encoding zinc finger protein GLI2 isoform X5; its protein translation is METSASATASEKQEAKSGILEAAGFPDPVPQHLLPPFHVSLPIDMRHQEGRYHYEPHSVHGVHGPPALSGSPVISDISSIRLSPHPAGPGESPFNAPHPYVNPHMEHYLRSVHSSPTLSMISAARGLSPADVAQEHLKERGLFGLPAPGTTPSDYYHQMTLVAGHPAPYGDLLMQSGGAASTPHLHDYLNPVDVSRFSSPRVTPRLSRKRALSISPLSDASLDLQRMIRTSPNSLVAYINNSRSSSAASGSYGHLSAGALSPAFTFPHPINPVAYQQILSQQRGLGSAFGHTPPLIQPSPTFLAQQPMSLTSINATPTQLSSSSNCLSDANQNKQSSESAVSSTVNPVAIHKRSKVKTEPEGLRPASPLALTQGQVSGHSSCGCALPLSQEQLADLKEDLDRDDCKQEAEVVIYETNCHWEDCTKEYDTQEQLVHHINNEHIHGEKKEFVCRWQACTREQKPFKAQYMLVVHMRRHTGEKPHKCTFEGCSKAYSRLENLKTHLRSHTGEKPYVCEHEGCNKAFSNASDRAKHQNRTHSNEKPYICKIPGCTKRYTDPSSLRKHVKTVHGPDAHVTKKQRSDMHLRTPLLKENGDSEAGTEPGGPESTEASSTSQAVEDCLHVRAIKTESSGLCQSSPGAQSSCSSEPSPLGSAPNNDSGVEMPGTGPGSLGDLTALDDTPPGADTSALAAPSAGGLQLRKHMTTMHRFEQLKKEKLKSLKDSCSWAGPTPHTRNTKLPPLPGSGSILENFSGSGGGGPGGLLPNPRLSELSASEVTMLSQLQERRDSSTSTVSSAYTVSRRSSGISPYFSSRRSSEASPLGAGRPHNASSADSYDPISTDASRRSSEASQCSGGSGLLNLTPAQQYSLRAKYAAATGGPPPTPLPGLERMSLRTRLALLDAPERTLPAGCPRPLGPRRGSDGPTYGHGHAGAAPAFPHEAPGGGARRASDPVRRPDALSLPRVQRFHSAHNVNPGPLPPCADRRGLRLQSHPSTDGGLARGAYSPRPPSISENVAMEAVVAGADGAGPEADLGLPEDDLVLPDDVVQYIKAHASGALDAGAGQVYPTESTGFSDNPKLPSPGLHGQRRMVAADSNVGPSAPVLGGCQLGFGAPSSLNKNNMPVQWNEVSSGTVDALASQVKPPPFPQGNLAVVQQKSAFGQYPGYSPQGLQASPGGLDSTQPHLQPRSGAPSQGIPRVNYMQQLRQPVAGSQCPGMTTTMSPHACYGQAHPQLSPSTISGALNQFPQSCSNMPAKPGHLGHAQQTEVAPDPTMMGNRHRELGVPNSALAGVPPPHPVQSYPQQSHHLAAPMSQEGYHQVPSLLPARQPGFIEPQPGLMGMAAAGFGLVQPRPPLEPNPAGRHRGVRAVQQQLAYARATGHAMAAMPSSQETAEAVPKGAMGTTGSVPPQPPPQDAGGAPDHSMLYYYGQIHMYEQDGGLENLGGCQVMGSQPPQPQACPDSIQPQPLPSPGVNQVSSTVDSQLLEAPQIDFDAIMDDGDHSSLFSGALSPSLLHSLSQNSSRLTTPRNSLTLPSIPAGISNMAVGDMSSMLTSLAEESKFLNMMT
- the GLI2 gene encoding zinc finger protein GLI2 isoform X7 translates to MTEPWFTLRSVWIHGSVPQHLLPPFHVSLPIDMRHQEGRYHYEPHSVHGVHGPPALSGSPVISDISSIRLSPHPAGPGESPFNAPHPYVNPHMEHYLRSVHSSPTLSMISAARGLSPADVAQEHLKERGLFGLPAPGTTPSDYYHQMTLVAGHPAPYGDLLMQSGGAASTPHLHDYLNPVDVSRFSSPRVTPRLSRKRALSISPLSDASLDLQRMIRTSPNSLVAYINNSRSSSAASGSYGHLSAGALSPAFTFPHPINPVAYQQILSQQRGLGSAFGHTPPLIQPSPTFLAQQPMSLTSINATPTQLSSSSNCLSDANQNKQSSESAVSSTVNPVAIHKRSKVKTEPEGLRPASPLALTQEQLADLKEDLDRDDCKQEAEVVIYETNCHWEDCTKEYDTQEQLVHHINNEHIHGEKKEFVCRWQACTREQKPFKAQYMLVVHMRRHTGEKPHKCTFEGCSKAYSRLENLKTHLRSHTGEKPYVCEHEGCNKAFSNASDRAKHQNRTHSNEKPYICKIPGCTKRYTDPSSLRKHVKTVHGPDAHVTKKQRSDMHLRTPLLKENGDSEAGTEPGGPESTEASSTSQAVEDCLHVRAIKTESSGLCQSSPGAQSSCSSEPSPLGSAPNNDSGVEMPGTGPGSLGDLTALDDTPPGADTSALAAPSAGGLQLRKHMTTMHRFEQLKKEKLKSLKDSCSWAGPTPHTRNTKLPPLPGSGSILENFSGSGGGGPGGLLPNPRLSELSASEVTMLSQLQERRDSSTSTVSSAYTVSRRSSGISPYFSSRRSSEASPLGAGRPHNASSADSYDPISTDASRRSSEASQCSGGSGLLNLTPAQQYSLRAKYAAATGGPPPTPLPGLERMSLRTRLALLDAPERTLPAGCPRPLGPRRGSDGPTYGHGHAGAAPAFPHEAPGGGARRASDPVRRPDALSLPRVQRFHSAHNVNPGPLPPCADRRGLRLQSHPSTDGGLARGAYSPRPPSISENVAMEAVVAGADGAGPEADLGLPEDDLVLPDDVVQYIKAHASGALDAGAGQVYPTESTGFSDNPKLPSPGLHGQRRMVAADSNVGPSAPVLGGCQLGFGAPSSLNKNNMPVQWNEVSSGTVDALASQVKPPPFPQGNLAVVQQKSAFGQYPGYSPQGLQASPGGLDSTQPHLQPRSGAPSQGIPRVNYMQQLRQPVAGSQCPGMTTTMSPHACYGQAHPQLSPSTISGALNQFPQSCSNMPAKPGHLGHAQQTEVAPDPTMMGNRHRELGVPNSALAGVPPPHPVQSYPQQSHHLAAPMSQEGYHQVPSLLPARQPGFIEPQPGLMGMAAAGFGLVQPRPPLEPNPAGRHRGVRAVQQQLAYARATGHAMAAMPSSQETAEAVPKGAMGTTGSVPPQPPPQDAGGAPDHSMLYYYGQIHMYEQDGGLENLGGCQVMGSQPPQPQACPDSIQPQPLPSPGVNQVSSTVDSQLLEAPQIDFDAIMDDGDHSSLFSGALSPSLLHSLSQNSSRLTTPRNSLTLPSIPAGISNMAVGDMSSMLTSLAEESKFLNMMT